One part of the Mycolicibacterium aromaticivorans JS19b1 = JCM 16368 genome encodes these proteins:
- a CDS encoding fumarate reductase/succinate dehydrogenase flavoprotein subunit has product MTVEVERHSYDVVVIGAGGAGLRAVIEARERGLKVAVVTKSLFGKAHTVMAEGGCAAAMRNVNTKDSWQVHFGDTMRGGKFLNNWRMAELHAQEAPDRVWELETYGALFDRTKDGKISQRNFGGHTYPRLAHVGDRTGLEIIRTLQQKIVSLQQDDKKELGDYEARIKVFHECSITDLIKDGDKIAGAFGYWRETGKFILFETPAVVLATGGIGKSFKVSSNSWEYTGDGHALALRAGTGLINMEFIQFHPTGMVWPLSVKGILVTEGVRGDGGVLKNSEGKRFMFDYIPDVFKGQYAESEEEADQWLKDNDSARRTPDLLPRDEVARAINDEVKAGRGTPHGGVYLDIASRMPAEEIKRRLPSMYHQFIELAEVDITKDMMEVGPTCHYVMGGIEVDPDTGAGATPGLFAAGECSGGMHGSNRLGGNSLSDLLVFGRRAGLGASDYVRALSERPAVSDAAVDEAAKLALAPFEPKDNPENPYTLHAELQQSMNDLAGIIRKEGELEEALAKIDELKARYANVVVEGGRLFNPGWHLAIDMRNMLLVSECVAKAALARTESRGGHTRDDFPKMDSHWRNKLLVCRVAPGEADAVVPDVTVTPEQQPVMRPDLLATFELSELEKYYTEDQLAEHPDRKG; this is encoded by the coding sequence ATGACGGTGGAAGTCGAACGGCATTCCTACGACGTGGTCGTGATCGGTGCCGGCGGCGCAGGCCTACGAGCGGTGATCGAGGCCCGGGAACGTGGTCTCAAGGTTGCCGTGGTGACGAAGTCACTGTTCGGCAAGGCACACACCGTCATGGCCGAGGGTGGTTGCGCGGCGGCGATGCGCAATGTCAACACCAAGGACAGCTGGCAGGTGCACTTCGGTGACACCATGCGCGGCGGCAAGTTCTTGAACAACTGGCGGATGGCCGAGCTGCACGCCCAGGAAGCCCCGGACCGGGTCTGGGAGCTGGAGACCTACGGCGCGCTGTTCGATCGCACCAAAGACGGAAAGATCAGCCAGCGCAACTTCGGCGGCCACACCTACCCGCGCCTGGCGCACGTCGGTGACCGCACCGGTCTGGAGATCATCCGGACCCTGCAGCAGAAGATCGTGTCGCTGCAGCAGGACGACAAGAAGGAGCTCGGCGACTACGAGGCCCGGATCAAGGTCTTCCACGAGTGCTCGATCACTGATCTGATCAAGGACGGCGACAAGATCGCCGGCGCCTTCGGCTACTGGCGCGAGACCGGCAAGTTCATCCTGTTCGAGACGCCCGCCGTGGTGCTCGCCACCGGCGGCATCGGTAAGTCGTTCAAGGTGTCGTCGAACTCGTGGGAGTACACCGGCGACGGGCACGCGCTCGCCCTGCGCGCGGGTACCGGCCTGATCAACATGGAGTTCATCCAGTTCCACCCGACCGGGATGGTCTGGCCGCTGTCGGTCAAGGGCATCCTCGTGACCGAGGGTGTCCGCGGTGACGGCGGTGTTCTGAAGAACTCCGAAGGCAAGCGGTTCATGTTCGACTACATCCCCGACGTGTTCAAGGGGCAGTACGCCGAATCCGAGGAAGAAGCCGATCAGTGGCTCAAGGACAACGACTCGGCACGCCGCACGCCTGACCTGCTGCCTCGCGACGAGGTTGCCCGTGCCATCAACGACGAGGTCAAAGCCGGCCGCGGCACCCCGCACGGCGGCGTCTACCTCGACATCGCCTCCCGCATGCCCGCCGAGGAGATCAAGCGCCGACTGCCGTCGATGTACCACCAGTTCATCGAGCTGGCCGAGGTCGACATCACCAAAGACATGATGGAAGTCGGTCCGACCTGTCACTACGTGATGGGTGGTATCGAGGTCGATCCCGACACCGGCGCGGGCGCCACGCCGGGCCTGTTCGCCGCGGGCGAGTGCTCAGGCGGTATGCACGGCTCCAACCGGCTCGGCGGTAACTCGCTGTCGGACCTTCTGGTGTTCGGCCGGCGCGCCGGGCTCGGTGCGTCCGACTACGTGCGGGCGCTCTCGGAGCGTCCCGCGGTGTCGGACGCGGCGGTCGACGAGGCCGCCAAGCTGGCGCTCGCGCCGTTCGAGCCGAAGGACAACCCCGAAAACCCCTACACCCTGCACGCCGAGCTGCAGCAGTCGATGAATGACCTGGCCGGCATCATCCGCAAGGAGGGTGAACTCGAAGAGGCGCTGGCCAAGATCGACGAGCTCAAAGCCCGCTACGCGAACGTCGTCGTCGAGGGCGGCCGCCTCTTCAATCCCGGCTGGCACCTGGCGATCGACATGCGCAACATGCTGCTGGTCAGCGAGTGCGTGGCCAAGGCGGCGCTGGCGCGCACGGAAAGCCGTGGCGGACACACCCGCGACGACTTCCCCAAGATGGATTCGCATTGGCGAAACAAGCTGCTGGTGTGCCGAGTCGCGCCGGGCGAAGCGGACGCGGTCGTGCCCGACGTGACGGTGACGCCCGAACAGCAGCCCGTGATGCGGCCCGATCTGCTGGCCACGTTCGAGTTGAGCGAGCTCGAGAAGTACTACACCGAAGATCAACTGGCCGAGCACCCTGACCGGAAGGGCTGA
- a CDS encoding isocitrate lyase/PEP mutase family protein gives MSDTSSLAKHADALLALHQPGNPVVLPTVWDAWSANLAVAAGFAALTVGSHPMADSVGKPDGEGMSFDDVVARVTQITSAVDVPVSVDIESGYAQPAERIVDGLLSAGAVGLNIEDTVHSEGKRLRSSAEHAELVGALRAAADSAGVHVVVNARTDLFLRNDGDDADRVDRAIARLAEAAAAGADVLYPVGRHEPETLRRLATELPLPINAIALPESDDPASFGPLGVGRISFGPFWQRALSVRASEILDRWR, from the coding sequence GTGTCCGATACGAGCAGTCTTGCCAAGCATGCCGACGCACTCCTGGCTCTGCATCAGCCGGGCAATCCGGTGGTGTTGCCGACGGTGTGGGACGCGTGGTCGGCGAATCTGGCGGTGGCGGCCGGATTCGCGGCGCTGACCGTCGGCAGCCATCCGATGGCCGATTCCGTCGGCAAGCCAGACGGCGAGGGTATGAGCTTCGACGATGTCGTCGCCCGCGTCACTCAGATCACCTCGGCGGTGGACGTGCCGGTCTCGGTGGACATCGAATCCGGCTACGCGCAGCCGGCCGAGCGCATCGTCGACGGTCTGCTGAGCGCCGGCGCGGTGGGCCTCAATATCGAGGACACCGTGCACAGCGAGGGCAAGCGACTGCGATCCTCAGCCGAGCATGCCGAACTGGTGGGCGCGCTGCGTGCCGCCGCCGACAGTGCCGGGGTGCACGTGGTGGTCAACGCCCGCACCGACCTGTTCCTGCGCAATGACGGCGACGACGCCGACCGGGTGGACCGGGCGATCGCCCGGCTGGCCGAGGCGGCGGCCGCCGGAGCCGACGTGCTCTACCCGGTGGGCCGTCATGAACCGGAGACGTTGCGCCGCTTGGCAACTGAGCTGCCACTGCCGATCAATGCGATCGCGCTGCCGGAGTCCGACGACCCGGCGTCGTTCGGGCCGCTGGGGGTGGGGCGGATCAGCTTCGGGCCGTTCTGGCAGCGGGCGCTGAGTGTGCGGGCCAGCGAAATACTGGACCGCTGGCGCTAG
- a CDS encoding RND family transporter, with protein MTHTVTAPEPASQPKRPVVPHLLRILALPIILFWIAMAVLVNVVAPQLEVVGEMHSAPMAPEDAPSMKAMKLMGANFKEFNSNSTIMVVIEGQKPLGPDAHQYYDEIIRKLEQDPEHIQHIQDFWSDTLTAAGAQSADGKASYVMINLAGEQGQTLANEGVDEVRKVIKETPAPPGVQAYVAGPAALTDDLHVIGNASLAMITLITLAAIAGMLLIVYRSIRTTLIQLFLTFLGLLTARGVVSLLALHGAFGLTTFAGNILTMLAIAAATDYGIFIFGRYREDRALGLDRDDSYYATFKSVAPVIVGSGLTIAGATYCLSFARLPYFTTMGAPVAIGMLVIVAIAVTLGPAVLYLGSRVGLYESKRPAHSRFWRRVGTAVVRWPAPIFVASLFVVLIGIVAIPGYKPAYNDQHYLPADAPANQGFAAANRHFTEARMNPDILMVEADHDMRNSADMLVLNKIASNVMHTEGIAMVQSITRPLGIPIQHSSIPFQTSIQGQTSNMNLPFQRDQLNNQLKTVDSMNVSIDILEKQYQLSLKQTQLTQDSAARSQDLLETTKQLRDNIANFDDQFRPMRNYFYWEPHCYDIPLCAAARSLFDSLDGIDEVTDKTQGVQGNTDQLAAIAPQLTALLPQTIASMKVSRDLALASYNSQKALLDQMQASNDTALAMGESFDQAKNDDLFFLPPEAFQNPDFERGLKMFFSPDGKSTRMFITHEGDPATVDGIARVNSERKAAQEALKMSSLSNAKIYLGGVAATYKDMSDGARYDLLIAVVSSLTLIFMIMLILTRSVVAALVIVGTAGSSIAASFGISVLLWQDLFGIQVQWLVMLMSVIILLAVGSDYNLLLVSRFKDEIHAGLKTGIIRSMAGTGSVVTSAGLVFAATMAGMMFSKLVVLAQMGSTIAIGLLIDTFIVRSLLMPSIATMLGRWFWWPQVVYPRGDYHFLPPQPRKRPSDDADTAAMPAQA; from the coding sequence ATGACCCACACCGTCACCGCGCCCGAACCCGCCAGCCAGCCGAAGCGGCCGGTCGTCCCGCACCTGCTGCGCATCCTCGCGCTGCCGATCATCCTGTTCTGGATCGCGATGGCCGTCCTGGTCAACGTCGTTGCGCCGCAGCTCGAAGTCGTCGGCGAGATGCACTCGGCGCCAATGGCACCCGAAGACGCACCGTCGATGAAGGCGATGAAGTTGATGGGCGCCAACTTCAAAGAGTTCAACTCCAACAGCACGATCATGGTCGTCATCGAGGGCCAGAAGCCCCTCGGTCCGGACGCCCACCAGTACTACGACGAGATCATCCGCAAGCTGGAACAAGACCCCGAGCACATCCAGCACATCCAAGACTTTTGGAGTGACACGCTCACGGCAGCCGGGGCCCAAAGTGCCGACGGCAAAGCGTCTTACGTGATGATCAACCTCGCCGGCGAGCAGGGCCAGACGCTGGCCAACGAAGGCGTTGACGAGGTTCGCAAGGTCATCAAGGAGACCCCGGCACCGCCCGGCGTCCAGGCGTACGTCGCCGGACCGGCAGCGCTCACCGACGACTTGCATGTGATCGGTAACGCCAGCCTCGCGATGATCACCCTGATCACTCTGGCCGCGATCGCGGGCATGCTGCTGATCGTCTACCGATCGATCCGGACCACGCTGATCCAGCTGTTCCTGACGTTCCTGGGATTGTTGACCGCCCGTGGCGTGGTGTCACTTTTGGCTCTGCACGGCGCGTTCGGGCTGACCACCTTCGCCGGCAACATCCTCACGATGCTGGCGATCGCGGCCGCCACCGACTACGGCATCTTCATCTTCGGCCGATATCGCGAAGACCGGGCCTTGGGATTGGACCGCGACGACTCCTACTACGCCACGTTCAAATCCGTCGCGCCCGTCATCGTCGGCTCTGGACTGACGATCGCAGGTGCGACGTACTGCCTGTCGTTCGCGCGCCTGCCCTACTTCACCACCATGGGCGCGCCCGTCGCGATCGGCATGCTGGTGATTGTGGCGATCGCGGTCACCCTCGGTCCGGCCGTGCTCTACCTGGGCAGCCGGGTCGGGCTGTACGAGTCGAAGCGACCCGCCCACAGCAGATTCTGGCGGCGCGTAGGCACCGCGGTGGTCCGCTGGCCCGCACCGATTTTCGTGGCAAGCCTGTTTGTGGTGCTGATCGGCATCGTGGCCATCCCGGGATACAAGCCGGCCTACAACGACCAGCACTACCTCCCTGCAGACGCGCCGGCCAATCAAGGCTTCGCCGCGGCCAATCGACACTTCACCGAAGCCCGGATGAATCCGGACATCCTCATGGTCGAAGCCGACCACGACATGCGCAATTCCGCGGACATGCTGGTGCTGAACAAGATCGCCAGCAATGTGATGCACACCGAGGGCATCGCGATGGTGCAGAGCATCACCCGGCCGCTGGGTATCCCGATCCAGCACAGCTCGATCCCCTTCCAGACGAGCATCCAGGGCCAGACGAGCAACATGAACCTGCCGTTCCAGCGCGATCAGCTGAACAACCAGCTGAAAACGGTTGACTCGATGAACGTCTCGATCGACATCCTGGAGAAGCAATACCAGCTGTCCCTGAAGCAGACGCAGCTCACCCAGGACTCCGCTGCCCGCTCCCAGGATCTGCTGGAGACCACCAAGCAGTTGCGGGACAACATCGCGAATTTCGACGATCAGTTCCGGCCGATGCGCAATTACTTCTACTGGGAACCGCACTGCTACGACATCCCGTTGTGCGCCGCGGCCCGGTCGCTGTTCGACTCCCTCGACGGAATCGACGAGGTGACCGACAAAACCCAAGGCGTGCAGGGCAATACCGATCAGCTGGCCGCGATCGCGCCACAGCTGACCGCGCTGCTCCCCCAGACGATCGCGTCGATGAAGGTCAGCCGGGATCTGGCACTGGCGTCGTACAACTCGCAGAAGGCCCTGCTGGACCAGATGCAGGCGTCCAACGACACCGCCCTGGCGATGGGTGAGAGTTTCGACCAGGCCAAGAACGACGACCTGTTCTTCCTTCCGCCGGAAGCCTTCCAGAATCCCGACTTCGAGCGCGGCCTGAAGATGTTCTTCTCGCCGGATGGCAAGTCGACCCGCATGTTCATCACCCACGAGGGTGACCCCGCGACAGTGGACGGCATCGCCCGCGTCAACTCCGAACGCAAAGCCGCCCAAGAGGCGCTGAAGATGTCGTCGCTGTCGAACGCCAAGATCTATCTCGGTGGCGTGGCGGCGACCTACAAGGACATGTCCGACGGCGCGCGGTACGACCTGCTGATCGCGGTGGTGTCGTCGCTGACGCTGATCTTCATGATCATGCTGATCCTGACCCGCAGTGTGGTCGCCGCACTGGTGATCGTCGGTACGGCAGGCAGCTCGATCGCGGCGTCGTTCGGTATCTCGGTGCTGCTCTGGCAGGACCTGTTCGGGATCCAGGTGCAGTGGCTGGTCATGCTGATGTCCGTCATCATCCTGTTGGCGGTGGGGTCGGACTACAACCTGCTGCTGGTCTCACGGTTCAAGGATGAGATCCATGCCGGTTTGAAGACCGGCATCATCCGGTCGATGGCCGGCACCGGCAGCGTCGTGACGTCGGCCGGTCTGGTGTTCGCCGCCACCATGGCCGGCATGATGTTCAGCAAGCTGGTGGTGCTGGCCCAGATGGGTTCGACCATCGCCATCGGCCTGCTGATCGACACCTTCATCGTGCGGTCACTGCTGATGCCGTCGATCGCGACGATGCTGGGCCGGTGGTTCTGGTGGCCGCAGGTGGTCTACCCCCGAGGCGACTACCACTTCCTGCCACCACAGCCTCGCAAGCGCCCCAGCGACGACGCGGACACAGCGGCGATGCCGGCGCAGGCCTAG
- a CDS encoding MmpS family transport accessory protein: protein MKAIPVGRVLKRIWIPLILIVVLSVSGLVVSRLHKMFASQDLNAGAGSGIEIVQFNPKVMVYDVYGAPGTNAQISYFDPEAKVHTITVPLPWSITLSTTLPAVSASLMARTDGDQIGCRVTVNGTVREEQSADGVNAQTYCLVKSA from the coding sequence GTGAAGGCTATTCCGGTCGGCCGCGTGCTCAAGCGCATCTGGATACCGTTGATTCTCATAGTGGTGTTGTCCGTTTCGGGCCTCGTCGTCTCGCGACTGCACAAGATGTTCGCGTCCCAGGACCTGAACGCCGGAGCCGGCTCGGGCATCGAGATCGTCCAGTTCAACCCCAAGGTCATGGTCTACGACGTCTACGGCGCCCCCGGAACCAACGCCCAGATCAGTTATTTCGACCCGGAAGCCAAGGTGCACACCATCACCGTCCCGCTGCCGTGGTCGATCACCCTGTCGACAACTTTGCCCGCTGTCAGCGCGAGCCTCATGGCGCGGACCGACGGAGATCAGATTGGATGCCGCGTCACTGTGAACGGAACCGTCCGTGAAGAGCAATCGGCCGATGGCGTCAACGCCCAGACCTACTGCCTGGTGAAGTCGGCATGA
- a CDS encoding MarR family winged helix-turn-helix transcriptional regulator, whose protein sequence is MAKQLTDLEVSDCVGDALDQAMDLTIRFLSDRADLSASAAFTMNRVYREGPVRLTTLASKEGVSQPSMTQLVQRLERAGLVTRLPDPDDGRACLIGITTEGQALLDDRKRLRRKRLAALMTTLTAEEQSALWLSARVALPLIGRLVANADCGTDGASELAKEGPAAPRPGR, encoded by the coding sequence GTGGCAAAACAGCTGACCGATCTCGAGGTCAGCGATTGCGTTGGCGATGCCCTCGACCAGGCGATGGACTTGACCATCCGATTTCTCAGCGACCGCGCCGATCTCAGCGCCTCTGCCGCGTTCACGATGAACCGGGTGTACCGCGAGGGCCCTGTCCGATTGACCACGCTGGCGAGCAAGGAAGGTGTCAGTCAGCCGTCCATGACCCAATTGGTCCAGCGGCTGGAACGCGCCGGGTTGGTGACCCGGCTGCCCGACCCTGACGACGGCCGGGCCTGCCTGATCGGAATCACCACCGAGGGCCAGGCGTTGCTCGATGATCGCAAGCGTCTACGCCGGAAACGCCTGGCGGCATTGATGACGACTCTGACTGCCGAAGAGCAGTCGGCGCTGTGGCTATCGGCGCGGGTGGCGCTGCCGCTCATCGGCCGGCTCGTCGCGAATGCCGACTGCGGAACAGACGGTGCTTCAGAGCTGGCAAAAGAAGGGCCGGCCGCGCCGCGGCCGGGCAGGTGA
- a CDS encoding GNAT family N-acetyltransferase, translating into MHAQVHTARLIHTSDLDAATRLSARQMLTDAFGGPAEFTDSDWEHALGGMHAIIAHRGALIAHASVVQRRLLHGGTALRCGYVEAVAVRDDWRGQGLAHAVLDAIEQVIRGAYQIGALSSTPLGETIYRPRGWLHWQGPTSVLAPNGPARTPDDDGSIFVLPVDVEVDATAELTCDWRPGDVW; encoded by the coding sequence GTGCACGCGCAGGTCCACACCGCCCGGCTGATCCACACCAGCGACCTGGATGCCGCGACCCGCCTGAGCGCCCGGCAAATGCTCACCGATGCGTTCGGCGGCCCGGCCGAATTCACCGACTCGGACTGGGAACACGCGCTGGGCGGGATGCACGCGATCATCGCCCACCGCGGCGCGCTGATCGCCCACGCGTCGGTCGTTCAGCGCCGACTGCTCCACGGCGGGACGGCATTGCGCTGTGGCTACGTCGAGGCCGTCGCGGTGCGCGACGACTGGCGGGGGCAAGGACTGGCCCATGCCGTGCTCGACGCGATCGAGCAGGTGATCCGTGGCGCCTATCAAATCGGTGCCCTCAGTTCGACCCCGCTCGGCGAGACGATCTACCGGCCCCGCGGGTGGCTGCACTGGCAGGGGCCGACATCGGTGTTGGCGCCGAACGGCCCGGCTCGCACACCGGATGACGACGGTTCGATCTTCGTGCTGCCGGTCGACGTCGAGGTCGATGCCACGGCGGAACTGACGTGCGACTGGCGTCCCGGCGACGTCTGGTAA
- a CDS encoding biotin-dependent carboxyltransferase family protein, whose translation MITLEVLRTGPLALLEDLGRPGLAHVGVTHSGAADRGAHRLANRLVANPDDRATVEITMGGFAARVQGGDVDIAVTGADADPAVGGIPFGTNSVHRVRAGEVVSLGVPHAGVRSYLAVRGGIDVEPVLGSRSYDTMSGIGPRPVRAGDVLPVGTPSGRYPELDQAPVAAIAAGRIELRVVPGPRDNWFAVPDALVHTEWVATDRSDRVGMRLSGLPLTYRWPDRQLPSEGATRGAIQVPPNGQPVILGPDHPVTGGYPVIGVVTDADTDTVAQIRAGQSVRLRWTAPRIPADGSPDW comes from the coding sequence ATGATCACGCTCGAAGTCCTGCGGACCGGCCCCCTGGCGCTGCTGGAAGATCTCGGCCGGCCCGGTCTGGCGCACGTCGGGGTGACCCACTCAGGGGCGGCTGACCGTGGCGCACACCGGTTGGCCAACCGCCTGGTGGCCAACCCCGACGACCGGGCCACGGTGGAGATCACCATGGGCGGATTCGCCGCACGGGTACAGGGCGGCGACGTCGACATCGCCGTGACGGGCGCCGACGCCGATCCCGCGGTTGGTGGAATTCCTTTCGGCACCAACAGTGTTCATCGCGTCCGCGCCGGAGAAGTGGTCTCTCTCGGCGTACCGCACGCCGGCGTGCGTAGTTACCTGGCGGTGCGCGGCGGGATCGACGTCGAACCGGTGTTGGGCTCGCGCAGTTACGACACGATGTCGGGCATCGGGCCCCGACCAGTGCGCGCGGGCGACGTACTTCCGGTGGGCACCCCGAGCGGGCGGTACCCCGAGCTCGACCAGGCGCCGGTGGCCGCGATCGCCGCCGGCCGGATCGAGTTGCGCGTCGTGCCGGGACCGCGCGACAACTGGTTCGCCGTGCCGGACGCTCTGGTCCATACCGAGTGGGTCGCCACCGACCGAAGCGACCGAGTCGGCATGCGGCTGAGCGGGCTCCCCTTGACATACCGATGGCCTGACCGCCAGCTGCCCAGCGAAGGGGCCACTCGCGGCGCAATTCAGGTGCCGCCCAACGGTCAGCCGGTGATCCTGGGCCCCGATCACCCGGTGACCGGGGGCTACCCCGTCATCGGCGTGGTCACCGACGCCGATACCGACACGGTGGCGCAGATCCGGGCCGGCCAATCCGTGCGACTGCGCTGGACCGCACCCCGTATCCCAGCGGACGGCTCCCCGGACTGGTAG
- a CDS encoding 5-oxoprolinase subunit B family protein: MVSNTIRDYGDRALLLECPSTDAVLALAASLREARLPGVLDIVPTAGTVLLTLADPADQAPTRRRLTRLRIDSVGVDHHPSGEADVTIDVIYDGPDLVDVATHTDMTTAEVIEAHTRTPWRVGFGGFAPGFAYLIGGDSRLTVPRRSDPRTAVPAGSVGLAGDFSGIYPRSSPGGWQLIGRTDAVLWDIGRPQPALLVPGMWVRFRAITPGRP, encoded by the coding sequence TTGGTGTCCAACACAATTCGCGATTATGGCGACCGAGCGCTGCTGCTGGAATGCCCGTCCACCGACGCGGTGCTGGCACTGGCCGCCAGCCTGCGCGAGGCACGGTTACCCGGCGTCCTGGACATCGTGCCGACGGCCGGCACCGTGCTACTGACCCTCGCCGACCCGGCTGACCAGGCGCCGACGCGCCGGCGCCTCACCCGCCTGCGCATCGACTCCGTTGGCGTCGATCACCATCCGAGCGGCGAGGCCGACGTCACGATCGACGTGATCTACGACGGACCAGACCTCGTCGACGTCGCGACGCACACCGACATGACAACCGCCGAGGTGATCGAGGCGCACACCAGAACACCGTGGCGAGTCGGATTCGGCGGATTCGCACCGGGTTTCGCCTACCTCATCGGGGGAGACTCCCGCCTGACGGTGCCACGGCGCAGCGATCCCCGCACTGCGGTGCCTGCCGGATCGGTCGGCCTGGCAGGCGATTTCAGCGGAATCTATCCACGGTCCTCGCCCGGTGGCTGGCAGCTGATCGGACGCACCGACGCGGTGTTGTGGGACATCGGGCGCCCGCAGCCTGCGCTGCTCGTGCCCGGCATGTGGGTGCGATTCCGGGCGATCACGCCAGGTCGCCCATGA
- a CDS encoding queuosine precursor transporter gives MTSSQATARADVPTPGFAQVGSRYYPVFVSVFTALVIISNVTATKGVAFGPVIGHWSIITDGGFIVFPLTYVIGDVLSEVYGFKAARRAIILGFAMNILAALAFWVTIYLPSADFYTNQEHFENVVHAYTQLIIAGLAGFIVGQTINAWTVVKIKERTKEKHLWARLVGSTFAGQLGDTLVFCSIAAGAIGITSFGDFVTYTALGWVYKTAVEVVMLPVTYRVIGYIKRNEPTYTMMV, from the coding sequence GTGACAAGCAGCCAGGCCACCGCACGCGCCGACGTTCCCACTCCCGGATTCGCACAGGTCGGTTCTCGCTACTATCCCGTCTTCGTTTCGGTCTTCACGGCTCTGGTGATCATCTCCAATGTGACCGCCACCAAGGGTGTCGCATTCGGGCCCGTCATCGGACACTGGTCGATCATCACCGACGGCGGTTTCATCGTCTTCCCGCTGACGTACGTGATCGGCGATGTGCTGTCCGAGGTGTACGGGTTCAAAGCCGCACGCCGGGCCATCATCCTCGGCTTCGCCATGAACATCCTGGCGGCGCTGGCGTTCTGGGTGACGATCTATCTCCCATCGGCCGACTTCTACACCAACCAGGAACACTTCGAAAACGTCGTCCACGCCTACACCCAGCTGATCATCGCCGGCTTGGCCGGGTTCATCGTCGGCCAGACCATCAACGCGTGGACCGTCGTCAAGATCAAAGAGCGCACCAAGGAAAAGCACCTGTGGGCGCGCCTGGTCGGCTCGACCTTCGCCGGCCAGCTCGGCGACACGCTGGTCTTCTGCAGCATCGCCGCCGGCGCCATCGGCATCACCAGCTTCGGCGACTTCGTCACCTACACCGCGCTGGGTTGGGTCTACAAGACGGCTGTGGAAGTGGTCATGCTGCCGGTGACGTACCGGGTCATCGGATACATCAAGCGCAACGAGCCGACCTACACCATGATGGTCTGA
- a CDS encoding ABC transporter substrate-binding protein: protein MSAQWTRRGFLGAAGAAGVLVAAACSPNRSGDDANPTSVTIKHIFGETTITAPPKRVVSAGFTEQDDLLAVGVVPVAVTNWFGDQPLGVWPWARAKLGSAQPVVLNLDNGIQVDQIAALKPDLIVAVNAGLDSDTYKKLSAIAPTIAQSDDDAFFEPWKDQATAVGTAVFQGKQMKQLISDVDAKFADIAKNNPGFKDKKAVLLAGSFAGGTMTATLPGWRTDFLTAMGFQIAGSIAAYAVDDHRAAIPRDKLADALDSADVLIWSTESDADQAALSADPGVAKLATRNVFTGQDLAGAIAFASPLSYPVVADQLPPLLSRALA, encoded by the coding sequence GTGAGCGCGCAGTGGACCAGGCGTGGATTCCTGGGAGCAGCCGGAGCGGCGGGGGTGCTGGTCGCGGCGGCCTGCTCGCCGAACAGATCCGGCGACGACGCCAACCCCACCTCGGTGACCATCAAGCACATCTTCGGCGAAACCACCATCACCGCACCGCCGAAACGTGTCGTCAGCGCCGGCTTCACCGAGCAGGACGATCTGCTGGCGGTCGGGGTGGTCCCCGTCGCGGTGACCAACTGGTTCGGTGACCAACCTCTCGGCGTGTGGCCGTGGGCCCGGGCCAAGCTCGGGTCGGCCCAGCCCGTTGTCCTCAACCTGGACAACGGAATTCAGGTCGACCAGATCGCGGCGCTCAAACCCGACCTGATCGTTGCCGTCAACGCCGGGCTCGACTCCGACACGTACAAAAAGCTCTCGGCGATCGCGCCGACCATCGCCCAGTCCGACGACGACGCCTTCTTCGAACCGTGGAAGGATCAGGCCACCGCGGTGGGAACCGCGGTGTTCCAGGGCAAGCAGATGAAGCAGCTGATTTCCGACGTTGACGCCAAGTTCGCCGACATCGCCAAGAACAACCCCGGTTTCAAAGACAAGAAAGCGGTGCTGCTGGCGGGCAGCTTCGCCGGTGGCACGATGACCGCGACGCTGCCCGGCTGGCGTACCGACTTCCTGACCGCGATGGGCTTCCAGATCGCGGGCAGCATCGCCGCATATGCCGTCGACGACCACAGGGCGGCCATCCCCCGCGACAAGCTCGCCGACGCCCTCGACTCGGCCGACGTGCTGATCTGGTCCACCGAGAGCGACGCGGACCAAGCTGCGCTGTCCGCCGATCCCGGGGTCGCCAAGCTGGCCACTCGGAACGTGTTCACCGGCCAGGACCTCGCCGGGGCGATCGCGTTCGCCTCGCCGCTGTCCTATCCGGTGGTGGCCGATCAGTTGCCGCCGCTGCTCTCACGCGCGCTGGCCTGA